Below is a genomic region from Betaproteobacteria bacterium.
GTTCCTCGCGTTCCTCGGTTCGCGTCTCGTGTTCCTCATCGACTGGAACAAGGCGCGCAAACGGCTGCGCGGCCTGCTCGGCAAGAGCGAGGTGCAGGAGATCCTGAAATGGGCGGCCGACGAGGAGATCGGCCACATGGGCTTTCTCAAGTGCGGCGGCGACGAGCTGATCTACCGCGCGCTTGCCGTGGCGGCCAAGGGCGAGTACCGGCCCGGCATGCAGTTGCAGGATCTCTTGTCACGGGACCACGCGCGGCAGCTCGTGCAGTTTGTCTTCCGCACGGCGACGGAGGGACTGCGCCAGGGCACGCAGCTTTCGCTGATCGAGGACGAAGTCGCGGCAGAACTCGCGCGCTTCTTTCGCGGCGCCGAGGCGCGCCTGCTCGAGATGGCCGCGGACCACGCCGCGCTCGTCTGGGAAGTAGCCGCGGGGGTGCGCGACACGCTCATGCGCGGCCGCCTGCCCGACTGGCCGGAGCAGTTCCGGCGCAACGCGGTGCGGGCCAAGGCCTGGGAGTCGCAGGCGGACGAGCTCGTGCAGTCCGCGCGCGCGGCGCTTCGCCGCAGCAACTCGGGCGCATTCGTGTCGCAGCTCATCGAAGCGGCCGACGAGGCGGCCGACTGCCTCGAAGACGCGGCGTTTCGCCTGACGACGCTGCCCGAGGATGGCAGCGGTGATCTCTGCCGTCAGCTCGAAGGTCTCTCGCGGCTGGTGCTGTCCGCAGCGCAGGAATACGTCAAGGTCGTGGCGACGGCGCGGCTCGGCCGCGAAGGCATCCCGCGCGAGGACATGCAGGACTTCCTCGCGGGGATCTACCGCATCGTCGCCCTCGAGCACGAATGCGACGACGCCCAGCGCGCGACCGAAGCAGTGCTGGTGGCGAAGGCAAGCAGCTTTCGTGAACTCTACGTGCTGTCGGAGACCGGCAAGAATCTGGAGCAGGCCGCCGACGAACTCATGAGCGTCGCCCTCAGGTTTCGCGACCACGTGCTGGCCGAGGTGATGGCGTAATGAAGGAGTCCGCGATGAAGGAAAGAGCGTCGGGTCGCGCGTCTTCGGCCGTGTATCTGCTTGGCGGCAAGGGGCAACCGACGCGACTCGGCAGCGTCGATGAAATGGGCTTCAAGGCCTCCAATCTCGCCGCAATGGCGAGCGCCGGACTGCCAGTGCCGCAAGGTTTCGTGCTGTCGACGGGGTTCTGCCGAGACTACGAGGCAACGGGCGGGCGGGCGCCCGCGAACCTGCGCGAGGTGCTGGCAGAAGGCATCCGTCACATCGAACGCGAGAGCGCACTCGTGTTCGGTGGCCGGCGCAAGCCACTGCTGGTGTCGGTGCGCAGCGGCGCTCCGGTGTCGATGCCCGGCATGATGGAGACCGTGCTCGATGTCGGCGTGAACGACGAGACGGTGCAGGCGATGGTGCGCGCAACCGGCAATCCGCGCCTGGCGTGGGACTGCTACCGGCGTCTCGTCCAGAGCTTCGCCGAGGTCGTGCACGACTGCCCGCCGGCCCCGTTCGAGGCACGCCTCGCGCGCTGCCTCGACGACTGCGGTGCCGTCAGCACGCAGGAGATCGACTTTCGCAGCCTGTCGGCGCTGACTCACGATTTTCTTTCGCTCTTCGAGGAACAGACGGGGGCGCCGTTTCCGCAGGATCCGATGACGCAGCTCGAGGCGGCCGCACTGGCCGTATTCCGCTCCTGGCGCTCGCCCAGGGCGGCGAGTTACCGCCGGGCGCAGGGGCTCGACGACGCGATGGGAACTGCGGTGACGATACAGCGCATGGTGTTCGGCAATGCCGGGGGAATGTCCGGTGCCGGCGTCGCGTTCACCCGCGATCCCTCCACCGGCGAGAACACGCTGTACATGGACTTCCTGTTCAACGCCCAGGGCGAGGACGTCGTCGCAGGGCGGCGCACGGTCGGCGCGGAGCTGCCGCTCGGCCGGCTGCTTCCGGAAGCGGTCGACCACCTGGAGCGCGTGGCGCGCATCCTCGAGTCCCGCTTTCAGGACGCGCAGGAATTCGAGTTCACCATCGAGGACGGCGTACTCTATCTGCTGCAGACGCGCACCGCCAAGTGCACTCCGTGGGCCGCGCTGCGCATCGCGGTGGAACAGGTGGATGCCGGGCTGATCGAACCGCAGCAGGCGCTTACGCGGCTGGCGTCGATCGACCTCGACAGCGTGCAGCAGACGGATTTCGAGGATCCGCAGTCGATCGAGAAGCTCGCGTCGGCGACGCCTGCGGGCCTCGGCATCGCATCCGGGCGCATCGCGCTCGACGCGTCGACGGCAGTGCGCTGGGCGGCGACCGGCGATGACGTGGTGCTCGTGCGCGACGAGGCCGCAACGTCCGACATCGAGGGTATCGCGGCGAGCCGCGGCGTGCTGACCGCCGTGGGCGGGCGCACCGCGCATGCTGCCGTGGTGGCGCGCCAGCTCGGCAAGGTCTGTCTCGTGGGCTGCAGCGAGCTTGCCATCGACATGGCGGCGCGGCGCTGCCGCGTTGGCAGACGTGCGTTCGCCGAGGGCGACTGGGTTTGTCTGGACGCAAACGAAGGGCGCGTCCTGGCGGGGCGTCCGGCGCTCGTCGTGCGACGCCCGAGCGAATGGCTGCGGCGCGTCGAGGACTGGAAGGCCACTCTCCGGGAAACGGCGCAACCCGTCGCCCAGGCGCTGGCCTGAGGCAGAACGCCGCACCGGCCGTCACAGATCGGCGGCGCGGAACGCTTTCCAGTCTTCGACCACGGCGGGCACCATCTCGTCCGCGAGGCGCAGCAGATCGTGCTGCCAGCCGGCCTTGCTGCCGTATGCGATGAGTTCGTCCGCGATCGCCGAACCCTGGCGCCCGCCGGTGCGCAGATGGCTCCAGGCGACGACGTGCCCGAGCGTCACCATGAGCCGCTGCAACTCGTCGGTCTTCACGCCGCTGCCGATGAGCGAGATCTTGTCGGAGACGGGCTGTGCCTCCTTGAAAAGGAACGCCTTGCCTTCCATCTCGACCGCGCGCAGAAACGCGGGGGCAATGGCCTGGGCACGCCGCTGGACCTGTACGACACGGTCGGCTTCACTCTTCCATCGGGGCTGATCGAGCTTCAGATGCGGTTGCAGCGCCGACCTCGGCTGATGCTTGAGGTCGAGAAGAAGATTGCCGTCCGGTGAGCCGCGTCCTTCGATGAGCACCACGTAACGCTCGATGCCGAGACTGCCGGTTCCGGCGACGCGTCTCGCCGCGTCCAGGGGTTTGAAGAACCCCGGATCTGCCTGCTCCCGCGCAAAATCTCGCATGAACGCCATGACGCGCCGGCAATCCGCACGCGCTGCAGCGAGCGTGCGCTTGCCGTCGATCAGAAGCTTGCGCGTGCCGTGTTCGCGCGTGGTCCGGCTGTCCAGAAACTTCTTTCTGTCGCGGTGGCGGACGTTGTCCAGAAGGGTGCGCACGAGACCTTGCGCCGTCTCGCGCTCCACCCAGCGGGCCTTGCCGAGCGTGAGCGCATCGGCGTAGGCGGAAACGAGGGAAGATCCGAGGGCACGGCGCGCCTTCCCGCGCAGGCCCAGGCAGCGGGCTGCGATCAGCGCGCTCAGCACCAGTCTCAGCAGATCCCAGGTGCACGGCGCGAGCGCGCCCTCGTCGAAGTCGTTCAGGTCGAAATAGACCTGACGGTTGTCCGCCTTGTAGGTACCGAAGTTCTCGACGTGCAGATCGCCGCAGATCCACGCCGCAGGGGCTTCCCGCAGCACCCGCGCACGCGGCAGGGCATCGTAGAAAAGATGGCAGGTGCCGCGCAGGAAGGCCAGCGGGTTCGTGCGCATCGCCTGATACTTGAGCGTGAGCCGTTCCGGATCGCGCCCACGATTGAAGGCAGCGATGCGCTCGACGACACTCTTGCGTTTCATCCCGGGATCATGGAAGGTGCGGGTGGGGACCGGTCGCCAATCCCCCGGCGCAGCGACGAATTGCGGGCAAGGACAGATGTGCCGCGCGTCTTCGATACGTCTTCAGCACTCCGGCGGCGGGGTGACGACGTCGGCGC
It encodes:
- a CDS encoding DUF2252 family protein, which encodes MKRKSVVERIAAFNRGRDPERLTLKYQAMRTNPLAFLRGTCHLFYDALPRARVLREAPAAWICGDLHVENFGTYKADNRQVYFDLNDFDEGALAPCTWDLLRLVLSALIAARCLGLRGKARRALGSSLVSAYADALTLGKARWVERETAQGLVRTLLDNVRHRDRKKFLDSRTTREHGTRKLLIDGKRTLAAARADCRRVMAFMRDFAREQADPGFFKPLDAARRVAGTGSLGIERYVVLIEGRGSPDGNLLLDLKHQPRSALQPHLKLDQPRWKSEADRVVQVQRRAQAIAPAFLRAVEMEGKAFLFKEAQPVSDKISLIGSGVKTDELQRLMVTLGHVVAWSHLRTGGRQGSAIADELIAYGSKAGWQHDLLRLADEMVPAVVEDWKAFRAADL
- a CDS encoding DUF47 family protein — translated: MTEKLKIVGALGEEALLLPTLVNEALSANNRAKYLLSLLQTARARADRPDRPFSNLREERLASGIDQTELDSVVAGSRRNPEALYLIPHSEEIVHRALDAVREMIVPLEAVADGDVAHDYLARFQVLAATPVPEDDLIEGACIDDMTRVDRDRGDTLHLLVMDLHKELNVLQAALATETVDGAMTYGLEPEDRVLVAAFMRGVNRTASLKFDHPGLGTTATRAGSLVVIQNDIGTTDAHVIVVRIAGLGVTTLYSDVHLQRLTFLESLFGNWNVRWDDILSRKDSAMEDGLYHLCVARYEARDRADLEAFLAFLGSRLVFLIDWNKARKRLRGLLGKSEVQEILKWAADEEIGHMGFLKCGGDELIYRALAVAAKGEYRPGMQLQDLLSRDHARQLVQFVFRTATEGLRQGTQLSLIEDEVAAELARFFRGAEARLLEMAADHAALVWEVAAGVRDTLMRGRLPDWPEQFRRNAVRAKAWESQADELVQSARAALRRSNSGAFVSQLIEAADEAADCLEDAAFRLTTLPEDGSGDLCRQLEGLSRLVLSAAQEYVKVVATARLGREGIPREDMQDFLAGIYRIVALEHECDDAQRATEAVLVAKASSFRELYVLSETGKNLEQAADELMSVALRFRDHVLAEVMA
- a CDS encoding pyruvate, phosphate dikinase; the encoded protein is MKERASGRASSAVYLLGGKGQPTRLGSVDEMGFKASNLAAMASAGLPVPQGFVLSTGFCRDYEATGGRAPANLREVLAEGIRHIERESALVFGGRRKPLLVSVRSGAPVSMPGMMETVLDVGVNDETVQAMVRATGNPRLAWDCYRRLVQSFAEVVHDCPPAPFEARLARCLDDCGAVSTQEIDFRSLSALTHDFLSLFEEQTGAPFPQDPMTQLEAAALAVFRSWRSPRAASYRRAQGLDDAMGTAVTIQRMVFGNAGGMSGAGVAFTRDPSTGENTLYMDFLFNAQGEDVVAGRRTVGAELPLGRLLPEAVDHLERVARILESRFQDAQEFEFTIEDGVLYLLQTRTAKCTPWAALRIAVEQVDAGLIEPQQALTRLASIDLDSVQQTDFEDPQSIEKLASATPAGLGIASGRIALDASTAVRWAATGDDVVLVRDEAATSDIEGIAASRGVLTAVGGRTAHAAVVARQLGKVCLVGCSELAIDMAARRCRVGRRAFAEGDWVCLDANEGRVLAGRPALVVRRPSEWLRRVEDWKATLRETAQPVAQALA